One genomic window of Conger conger chromosome 9, fConCon1.1, whole genome shotgun sequence includes the following:
- the tap2a gene encoding antigen peptide transporter 2a isoform X1: MMESTKIFAAAICLDLAVCSALHYVAKFGLPPSLSPSGWQSLAQIWMLAGLRWALVRLFCVVLTKSGSKAVLHRCVTAICLLGPVYESGLLALFEKHPEHWSGSLSSPGKTLIAATATAIASLFWEVNFPDSRGDACGMSNGTERKQRARALFMRVIRYSIPDALFLCGAFVFLAFAVICEMFIPFYTGKVIDILGSHYQPTSFVTAIFYMGLFSMGSSVGAGLRGGLFMCSLSRLNKRVRVMLFQALVKQEIGFFEVTKTGDLTSRLATDTTLMSQSVAMNVNILLRSLINMVGVLVLMVSLSWKLTLVTFIEFPLIAISQKIYNNRYEKLSKEVQDSIARANDTAGECVAGIRTVRSFNTERSEARRYDERIMVTHDLKTRRDTVRAVYLLFRRLVTLAVQFLMLYYGRQLIKRGEMSTGNLVSFILYQENMGSYVRMLVYICGNMLNSVGAAAKVFEYLDREPQVSTEGELQLETLRGHVQFQDLTFSYPTRPDCPALQGFSLEMKPGHMTALVGASGGGKSTCVSLLERFYQPQEGEILLDGQPLHRYQHKYLHSKVAMVGQEPVLFSGSIRDNIAYGLTECPLERVQEAARKANAHGFISKLEHGYDTDVGERGSQLSGGQKQRIAIARALIRQPQVLILDEVTSSLDTESEHMIQQALASCPSQTLLVIAHRLKTVEKADQIVVIDQGQVLEQGTHQELMDKKGNYYKLRERLFSENNSSGSADHSKPPSQ, translated from the exons ATGATGGAAAGCACGAAGATCTTCGCGGCGGCAATATGCCTGGATCTGGCCGTCTGTAGTGCGTTGCACTACGTAGCGAAATTTGGGCTACCGCCGTCGCTAAGCCCCAGCGGTTGGCAGAGCCTGGCGCAGATATGGATGCTGGCGGGGCTCAGGTGGGCGCTTGTCCGCTTGTTCTGCGTGGTGTTGACAAAATCAGGGAGCAAGGCGGTGCTTCACCGCTGTGTGACGGCGATATGTCTGCTCGGACCGGTGTACGAAAGCGGGTTGTTGGCGCTGTTCGAGAAACACCCGGAGCACTGGAGCGGGTCGCTCTCGAGTCCGGGGAAAACTCTCATAGCCGCGACTGCCACGGCTATCGCCAGCCTCTTTTGGGAGGTGAATTTTCCGGACAGTCGCGGAGATGCCTGTGGAATGTCCAACGGAACAGAGAGAAAGCAACGAGCCAGGGCGCTGTTCATGAGGGTCATCCGCTACTCCATACCCGACGCACTATTTCTGTGCGGCGCTTTTGTCTTCCTCGCTTTTGCTGTCATTT GTGAGATGTTCATCCCATTTTACACGGGGAAAGTGATTGACATTCTGGGATCTCACTATCAGCCAACCAGCTTCGTGACGGCTATCTTCTACATGGGACTCTTCTCAATGGGCAG CTCCGTAGGTGCAGGTCTCAGGGGAGGCCTTTTCATGTGTAGCTTATCCAGGCTGAATAAAAGAGTGCGTGTCATGCTCTTCCAGGCCCTTGTTAAACAGGAGATCGGATTCTTCGAGGTCACCAAAACAG ggGATCTCACGTCCCGCCTCGCCACTGACACCACCCTGATGAGCCAGTCGGTGGCCATGAACGTGAACATTCTCCTGCGCAGCCTCATAAACATGGTGGGCGTTCTGGTCCTCATGGTCAGTCTGTCCTGGAAGCTCACTCTGGTCACCTTCATCGAGTTCCCTCTCATCGCCATCTCCCAAAAGATCTACAACAACCGCTACGAG AAACTGTCCAAGGAGGTGCAGGACTCCATTGCGCGGGCGAATGACACGGCGGGTGAGTGCGTGGCGGGCATCAGGACCGTGCGGAGTTTCAACACGGAGAGGAGTGAGGCGCGTCGCTACGACGAAAGAATCATGGTCACCCACGACCTCAAGACCCGCAGAGACACCGTGAGGGCTGTCTACCTGCTTTTCCGCAGG CTGGTGACTCTGGCCGTTCAGTTTCTGATGCTGTACTATGGCCGCCAGCTCATCAAAAGGGGTGAGATGAGCACGGGGAACCTGGTCTCCTTCATCCTTTACCAGGAAAACATGGGCTCCTACGTTAGG ATGCTAGTCTACATTTGCGGCAACATGCTGAATTCAGTGGGCGCGGCCGCCAAGGTGTTTGAGTACCTGGACAGGGAGCCACAGGTGAGCACGGAGGGGGAGCTCCAGCTGGAGACCCTGCGGGGACATGTCCAGTTCCaggacctcaccttctcctaCCCCACCCGCCCCGACTGCCCCGCCCTCCAG GGCTTCTCTCTGGAGATGAAGCCGGGTCACATGACCGCCCTGGTGGGGGCCTCAGGTGGAGGGAAGAGCACCTGTGTGAGTCTGCTGGAGAGATTCTACCAGCCGCAGGAAGGAGAGATCCTGTTGGACGGGCAGCCACTGCATCGCTACCAGCACAAGTACCTGCACAGCAAG GTGGCGATGGTGGGGCAGGAGCCTGTGCTGTTCTCTGGCTCCATCAGGGACAACATTGCCTACGGCCTGACAGAATGCCCCCTGGAGAGGGTGCAGGAAGCTGCCCGCAAGGCAAACGCCCACGGCTTCATCAGCAAACTGGAGCACGGCTACGacacag ATGTCGGTGAGCGGGGCAGTCAGCTGTCTGGGGGACAGAAGCAGCGTATTGCCATCGCCAGAGCTCTGATCCGACAGCCACAGGTCCTCATCCTGGACGAGGTCACCAGCAGCCTGGACACAGAGAGTGAACACATG atccAGCAGGCATTGGCCAGCTGCCCCTCCCAGACCCTGCTGGTGATTGCTCATAGGCTGAAGACAGTGGAAAAGGCGGATCAGATCGTAGTGATTGACCAGGGGCAGGTGCTGGAGCAAGGCACGCACCAGGAGCTGATGGATAAGAAGGGGAACTACTACAAACTGAGGGAGAGGCTGTTCTCCGAAAATAACTCCAGCGGTTCGGCTGACCACAGCAAACCACCGAGCCAGTGA
- the psmb9a gene encoding proteasome subunit beta type-9, producing the protein MQGGTISDSGSKGLKMGTTIIAIEFEGGVVLGSDSRVSAGESVVNKVMNKLSPLHDKIYCALSGSAADAQTIAEIVNYQLEVHSVEVGQDPLVRSAATLVRNISYKYKEELSAHLIVAGWDRRQGGQVFATLNGLLSRQPFAVGGSGSFYIYGFVDAEYKPGMSKEESQQFVINTLALAMKRDGSSGGVAYLVTIDSKGVEEKCILGSQLPTFHDPDA; encoded by the exons ATGCAGGGCGGTACAATCAGCGATTCTGGCTCGAAAGGACTCAAGATGGGG ACGACCATCATCGCCATCGAATTTGAGGGCGGAGTGGTGTTAGGGTCTGACTCCAGGGTCTCAGCtgg GGAGTCTGTGGTGAACAAGGTGATGAACAAGCTCTCTCCCCTCCACGACAAGATCTACTGCGCTCTCTCGGGCTCCGCTGCCGACGCCCAGACTATCGCGGAGATCGTCAACTACCAGCTGGAGGTGCACAG TGTAGAGGTGGGACAGGACCCTCTGGTTCGCTCGGCTGCCACGTTAGTGAGGAACATCTCCTATAAGTACAAGGAGGAGCTGTCTGCACATCTGATCGTCGCAGGCTGGGACAGGCGACAGGGAGGACAG gtGTTTGCCACTCTAAACGGGCTCTTGTCCCGGCAGCCCTTTGCAGTGGGCGGCTCCGGAAGTTTCTACATCTACGGGTTTGTCGACGCAGAGTACAAGCCAGGCATGAGCAAGGAGGAGTCCCAGCAGTTTGTCATCAACA CTCTCGCCCTAGCCATGAAGAGAGATGGGTCAAGTGGGGGCGTGGCCTACCTCGTTACGATTGACAGCAAAGGGGTCGAGGAGAAGTGCATCCTGGGAAGTCAGCTCCCAACATTCCATGACCCTGATGCATAG
- the tap2a gene encoding antigen peptide transporter 2a isoform X2 gives MMESTKIFAAAICLDLAVCSALHYVAKFGLPPSLSPSGWQSLAQIWMLAGLRWALVRLFCVVLTKSGSKAVLHRCVTAICLLGPVYESGLLALFEKHPEHWSGSLSSPGKTLIAATATAIASLFWEVNFPDSRGDACGMSNGTERKQRARALFMRVIRYSIPDALFLCGAFVFLAFAVICEMFIPFYTGKVIDILGSHYQPTSFVTAIFYMGLFSMGSSVGAGLRGGLFMCSLSRLNKRVRVMLFQALVKQEIGFFEVTKTGDLTSRLATDTTLMSQSVAMNVNILLRSLINMVGVLVLMVSLSWKLTLVTFIEFPLIAISQKIYNNRYEKLSKEVQDSIARANDTAGECVAGIRTVRSFNTERSEARRYDERIMVTHDLKTRRDTVRAVYLLFRRLVTLAVQFLMLYYGRQLIKRGEMSTGNLVSFILYQENMGSYVRMLVYICGNMLNSVGAAAKVFEYLDREPQVSTEGELQLETLRGHVQFQDLTFSYPTRPDCPALQGFSLEMKPGHMTALVGASGGGKSTCVSLLERFYQPQEGEILLDGQPLHRYQHKYLHSKVTHVSNTGVAAQVPAQQGNACVQHRCSKVLSTTAAHTNKRAVLHFNWVSGGLCMYLLFFGAGVFMGVVTESCFGTGVLVGIVTESCFGTGVLEDIITESCFWDGCVGSRVLF, from the exons ATGATGGAAAGCACGAAGATCTTCGCGGCGGCAATATGCCTGGATCTGGCCGTCTGTAGTGCGTTGCACTACGTAGCGAAATTTGGGCTACCGCCGTCGCTAAGCCCCAGCGGTTGGCAGAGCCTGGCGCAGATATGGATGCTGGCGGGGCTCAGGTGGGCGCTTGTCCGCTTGTTCTGCGTGGTGTTGACAAAATCAGGGAGCAAGGCGGTGCTTCACCGCTGTGTGACGGCGATATGTCTGCTCGGACCGGTGTACGAAAGCGGGTTGTTGGCGCTGTTCGAGAAACACCCGGAGCACTGGAGCGGGTCGCTCTCGAGTCCGGGGAAAACTCTCATAGCCGCGACTGCCACGGCTATCGCCAGCCTCTTTTGGGAGGTGAATTTTCCGGACAGTCGCGGAGATGCCTGTGGAATGTCCAACGGAACAGAGAGAAAGCAACGAGCCAGGGCGCTGTTCATGAGGGTCATCCGCTACTCCATACCCGACGCACTATTTCTGTGCGGCGCTTTTGTCTTCCTCGCTTTTGCTGTCATTT GTGAGATGTTCATCCCATTTTACACGGGGAAAGTGATTGACATTCTGGGATCTCACTATCAGCCAACCAGCTTCGTGACGGCTATCTTCTACATGGGACTCTTCTCAATGGGCAG CTCCGTAGGTGCAGGTCTCAGGGGAGGCCTTTTCATGTGTAGCTTATCCAGGCTGAATAAAAGAGTGCGTGTCATGCTCTTCCAGGCCCTTGTTAAACAGGAGATCGGATTCTTCGAGGTCACCAAAACAG ggGATCTCACGTCCCGCCTCGCCACTGACACCACCCTGATGAGCCAGTCGGTGGCCATGAACGTGAACATTCTCCTGCGCAGCCTCATAAACATGGTGGGCGTTCTGGTCCTCATGGTCAGTCTGTCCTGGAAGCTCACTCTGGTCACCTTCATCGAGTTCCCTCTCATCGCCATCTCCCAAAAGATCTACAACAACCGCTACGAG AAACTGTCCAAGGAGGTGCAGGACTCCATTGCGCGGGCGAATGACACGGCGGGTGAGTGCGTGGCGGGCATCAGGACCGTGCGGAGTTTCAACACGGAGAGGAGTGAGGCGCGTCGCTACGACGAAAGAATCATGGTCACCCACGACCTCAAGACCCGCAGAGACACCGTGAGGGCTGTCTACCTGCTTTTCCGCAGG CTGGTGACTCTGGCCGTTCAGTTTCTGATGCTGTACTATGGCCGCCAGCTCATCAAAAGGGGTGAGATGAGCACGGGGAACCTGGTCTCCTTCATCCTTTACCAGGAAAACATGGGCTCCTACGTTAGG ATGCTAGTCTACATTTGCGGCAACATGCTGAATTCAGTGGGCGCGGCCGCCAAGGTGTTTGAGTACCTGGACAGGGAGCCACAGGTGAGCACGGAGGGGGAGCTCCAGCTGGAGACCCTGCGGGGACATGTCCAGTTCCaggacctcaccttctcctaCCCCACCCGCCCCGACTGCCCCGCCCTCCAG GGCTTCTCTCTGGAGATGAAGCCGGGTCACATGACCGCCCTGGTGGGGGCCTCAGGTGGAGGGAAGAGCACCTGTGTGAGTCTGCTGGAGAGATTCTACCAGCCGCAGGAAGGAGAGATCCTGTTGGACGGGCAGCCACTGCATCGCTACCAGCACAAGTACCTGCACAGCAAGGTAACGCATGTGTCCAACACCGGTGTAGCAGCACAAGTACCTGCACAGCAAG GTAACGCATGTGTCCAACACCGGTGTAGCAAGGTGTTGTCTACAACTGCTGCGCACACAAACAAGAGAGCAGTCCTTCATTTTAACTGGGTGTCAGGTGGATTATGCATGTACTTATTGTTTTTTGGGGCAGGTGTGTTCATGGGTGTTGTAACTGAGTCCTGTTTTGGGACAGGTGTCTTGGTGGGCATTGTAACAGAGTCCTGTTTTGGAACAGGTGTTTTGGAGGACATTATAACAGAGTCCTGTTTTTGGGATGGGTGTGTTGGTAGCAGAGTCCTGTTTTAG